A genome region from Rhinopithecus roxellana isolate Shanxi Qingling chromosome 10, ASM756505v1, whole genome shotgun sequence includes the following:
- the CSRP2 gene encoding cysteine and glycine-rich protein 2 yields MPVWGGGNKCGACGRTVYHAEEVQCDGRSFHRCCFLCMVCRKNLDSTTVAIHDEEIYCKSCYGKKYGPKGYGYGQGAGTLNMDRGERLGIKPESVQPHRPTTNPNTSKFAQKYGGAEKCSRCGDSVYAAEKIIGAGKPWHKNCFRCAKCGKSLESTTLTEKEGEIYCKGCYAKNFGPKGFGYGQGAGALVHAQ; encoded by the exons ATGCCTGTCTGGGGAGGTGGAAACAAGTGTGGGGCCTGCGGGAGGACCGTGTACCACGCAGAAGAGGTGCAGTGTGATGGCAGGAGCTTCCACCGCTGCTGCTTTCTCTGCA TGGTTTGCAGGAAAAATTTAGATAGCACAACAGTGGCAATTCACGATGAAGAGATCTACTGCAAATCCTGCTACGGAAAGAAATATGGGCCAAAAGGCTACGGTTACGGCCAGGGCGCTGGCACGCTTAACATGGACCGTGGCGAGAGGCTGGGCATCAAGCCAGAGAG TGTTCAGCCTCACAGGCCTACAACAAATCCAAACACTTCTAAATTTGCTCAGAAATATGGAGGTGCCGAGAAGTGTTCCAGATGCGGGGATTCTGTATATGCTGCCGAGAAGATAATTGGAGCTGGAAAG CCTTGGCACAAAAACTGTTTCCGGTGTGCAAAGTGTGGGAAGAGTCTTGAATCAACAACTCTGACTGAAAAAGAAGGTGAAATCTATTgtaaag GATGCTATGCAAAGAACTTTGGGCCCAAGGGATTTGGCTATGGCCAAGGAGCAGGGGCTCTTGTTCATGCCCAGTAA